From Nitratidesulfovibrio vulgaris str. Hildenborough, a single genomic window includes:
- a CDS encoding dihydroorotate dehydrogenase, protein MDLSVTIPGGLHPLALRNPVLTASGTFGYGVEFEPYGDLTALGGIVVKGLSLKPRLGNPMPRVAETPCGMLNAVGLQNDGVECFINEKLPRLPWRELPVIANIYACDPGKFGELAAVLAAEEGVAALEVNISCPNVKEGGILFGQDARQAARVTEAVKMRAGAKPVIVKLSPNVTDIVTMARAVEDAGADMLSCINTLSGMGVDIRTRRPLLANVIGGLSGPAIKPVALRCVWQVSRAVSIPVIGIGGIASAEDVLEFILVGAHAVQVGTANFMRPDFAFRLVDELNELCDRMGITDWDAFRGSLKA, encoded by the coding sequence ATGGACCTCTCCGTCACCATCCCCGGCGGGTTGCACCCCCTCGCCCTGCGAAACCCCGTTCTCACGGCCTCCGGCACCTTCGGCTATGGTGTCGAGTTCGAACCCTACGGCGACCTCACCGCCCTCGGCGGCATCGTGGTCAAGGGCCTCTCGCTGAAGCCGCGCCTCGGCAACCCCATGCCCCGCGTGGCAGAGACCCCCTGTGGCATGCTCAACGCCGTGGGCCTGCAGAATGACGGGGTGGAGTGCTTCATCAACGAGAAGCTGCCCCGTCTGCCGTGGCGCGAACTGCCCGTCATCGCCAACATCTACGCCTGCGACCCCGGCAAATTCGGCGAACTGGCAGCCGTACTGGCAGCCGAAGAGGGCGTGGCCGCCCTCGAGGTCAACATCTCGTGCCCCAACGTGAAAGAGGGCGGCATCCTCTTCGGGCAGGACGCCCGTCAGGCCGCCCGCGTCACCGAGGCGGTGAAGATGCGCGCCGGGGCCAAGCCCGTCATCGTCAAGCTTTCGCCCAACGTCACCGACATCGTGACCATGGCGCGCGCCGTGGAGGATGCCGGGGCCGACATGCTGTCGTGCATCAACACGCTGTCGGGCATGGGCGTAGACATCCGCACCCGCAGGCCGCTGCTGGCCAACGTCATCGGGGGCCTCTCGGGGCCCGCCATCAAGCCCGTGGCGCTGCGCTGCGTCTGGCAGGTCTCGCGGGCCGTCTCCATTCCGGTCATCGGCATCGGGGGCATCGCCTCCGCCGAAGACGTGCTGGAGTTCATCCTCGTCGGCGCCCACGCCGTGCAGGTGGGTACGGCCAACTTCATGCGGCCCGACTTCGCCTTCCGGCTGGTGGATGAGCTGAACGAGTTGTGCGACCGCATGGGCATTACCGACTGGGACGCCTTCAGGGGTTCACTCAAAGCCTGA
- the pruA gene encoding L-glutamate gamma-semialdehyde dehydrogenase has protein sequence MDQQHLDGKVVERGKEFFRSISGEAPSIFNKGWWTGKVMDWAMQNEDFKVQLFRFVDVLPYLNTSESLLRHIREYFATEDADIPPVLKWGAGKAGIGGALTAKLMGMTIRSNIEGMARQFIIGDNSKEAVKGLAKLRKDGFTFTVDLLGEATVSEEESEAYAQGYHEVVDAIAREQEKWKALPGNGPVEGFDWGATPKVNVSIKPSALYSQAKPVDVEGSVRGILSRLVPIYRKVVAMGGFLCIDMEQLKYKEMTLELFKRLRSDPEFRHYPHLSIVLQAYLRDTEKDLDDLLHWARSEKLPIGIRLVKGAYWDYETVIAKQNGWEIPVWTDKPESDIAYEKLAHRILENSDIVYFACASHNVRTIAAVMETALALNVPEHRYEFQVLYGMAEPVRKGLKNVAGRVRLYCPYGELIPGMAYLVRRLLENTANESFLRQSFAEGAALERLLENPQKTLHRLLAARPEPRAVEPGPGGLPPFTNDAMIDFTVPDNRKAFVEALADVRSRFGQTVPLYIGGRDVTTADLIPTTNPAKPAEVVASICQAGRPEIDDAIAAAKKAALTWRDTSPADRAAYLRRAADICRKRIWELSAWQVVEVGKQWDQAYHDVTEGIDFLEYYAREMLRLGAPRRMGRAPGEHNHLFYQPKGIAAVIAPWNFPFAIAIGMASAAIVTGNPVIFKPSSISSRIGYNLAEVFREAGLPEGVFNYCPGRSSIMGDYLVEHPDISLICFTGSMEVGLRIQEKAAKVQPGQRQCKRVIAEMGGKNATIIDDDADLDEAVLQVLYSAFGFQGQKCSACSRVIVLDAIYDRFIERLVKAASSIHIGPSEDPSNYMGPVADATLQKNVSDYIRIAEEEGRVLLKRTDLPAEGCYVPLTIVGDIRPEHRIAQEEIFGPVLAVMRAATFDEALSIANGTRFALTGAVFSRSPEHLDKARREFRVGNLYLNKGSTGALVERQPFGGFAMSGVGSKTGGPDYLLQFMDPRVVTENTMRRGFTPIDEDDDWIV, from the coding sequence ATGGATCAGCAACATCTCGACGGCAAGGTCGTCGAGCGCGGCAAAGAGTTCTTCAGAAGCATCAGCGGCGAGGCCCCCTCCATCTTCAACAAGGGATGGTGGACCGGTAAGGTCATGGACTGGGCCATGCAGAACGAGGACTTCAAGGTGCAGCTGTTCCGCTTCGTGGACGTGCTGCCCTACCTCAACACCTCCGAATCACTCCTGCGGCACATCCGCGAGTACTTCGCCACAGAAGACGCCGACATCCCCCCCGTACTCAAGTGGGGCGCGGGCAAGGCGGGCATCGGCGGGGCACTCACCGCCAAGCTCATGGGCATGACCATCCGCTCCAACATCGAGGGCATGGCGCGCCAGTTCATCATCGGCGACAACAGCAAGGAAGCCGTGAAGGGCCTTGCGAAGCTTCGCAAGGACGGCTTCACCTTCACTGTCGACCTTCTCGGTGAAGCCACCGTCAGCGAAGAGGAATCAGAAGCCTACGCGCAGGGCTACCACGAAGTGGTCGACGCCATCGCCCGTGAGCAGGAGAAATGGAAGGCGCTGCCCGGCAACGGCCCGGTGGAGGGCTTCGACTGGGGTGCCACACCCAAGGTCAACGTCTCCATCAAGCCTTCGGCCCTCTACTCGCAGGCCAAGCCCGTCGACGTGGAAGGCTCGGTGCGCGGCATCCTCTCGCGCCTTGTGCCCATCTACCGCAAGGTGGTGGCCATGGGCGGCTTCCTGTGCATCGACATGGAGCAGCTCAAATACAAGGAGATGACGCTGGAGCTTTTCAAGCGCCTGCGTTCCGACCCCGAATTCCGTCACTACCCGCATCTTTCCATCGTGTTGCAGGCCTACCTGCGCGATACCGAGAAGGACCTTGATGACCTGCTGCACTGGGCACGCAGCGAGAAGCTGCCCATCGGCATCCGCCTCGTGAAGGGCGCGTACTGGGACTACGAGACCGTCATCGCCAAGCAGAACGGCTGGGAGATTCCGGTCTGGACCGACAAGCCCGAGTCGGACATCGCCTACGAGAAGCTGGCGCACCGCATCCTCGAGAACAGCGACATCGTGTACTTCGCCTGCGCGTCGCACAACGTGCGCACCATCGCCGCCGTCATGGAGACGGCCCTCGCGCTGAACGTGCCCGAACACCGCTACGAGTTTCAGGTGCTCTACGGCATGGCAGAACCCGTGCGCAAGGGCCTCAAGAACGTGGCGGGGCGCGTGCGCCTGTACTGCCCCTACGGTGAACTCATCCCCGGCATGGCCTACCTCGTGCGCCGTCTGCTGGAGAACACCGCCAACGAGTCGTTCCTGCGGCAAAGCTTCGCCGAAGGGGCCGCCCTCGAGCGTCTTCTGGAGAACCCGCAGAAGACCCTGCACCGCCTGCTTGCCGCACGGCCCGAACCCCGCGCCGTCGAACCGGGGCCCGGCGGTCTGCCGCCCTTCACCAACGACGCCATGATCGACTTCACCGTGCCCGACAACCGCAAGGCCTTCGTCGAGGCATTGGCCGACGTGCGCTCGCGCTTCGGGCAGACGGTGCCGCTGTACATCGGCGGGCGCGACGTGACCACCGCAGACCTCATCCCCACCACCAACCCGGCGAAGCCCGCAGAGGTGGTCGCCTCCATATGTCAGGCCGGACGGCCGGAAATCGACGACGCCATCGCCGCCGCGAAGAAGGCGGCACTCACATGGCGCGACACGTCGCCCGCCGACAGGGCCGCCTACCTGCGTCGTGCCGCCGACATCTGCCGCAAGCGCATCTGGGAACTTTCGGCATGGCAGGTCGTCGAGGTGGGCAAGCAGTGGGACCAGGCCTACCATGACGTGACCGAAGGCATCGACTTCCTCGAATACTATGCGCGTGAGATGCTGCGCCTTGGCGCACCCCGGCGCATGGGGCGCGCGCCCGGCGAGCACAACCACCTGTTCTATCAGCCCAAGGGCATCGCGGCGGTCATCGCCCCGTGGAACTTCCCGTTCGCCATCGCCATCGGCATGGCTTCGGCAGCCATCGTCACGGGCAACCCCGTCATCTTCAAGCCCTCGTCCATCTCGTCGCGCATCGGTTACAACCTTGCCGAGGTCTTCCGCGAGGCGGGGCTTCCCGAGGGCGTGTTCAACTACTGCCCCGGCCGCAGTTCCATCATGGGCGACTACCTCGTCGAACACCCCGACATCAGCCTCATCTGCTTCACGGGCTCCATGGAAGTGGGCCTGCGCATTCAGGAGAAGGCCGCGAAGGTGCAGCCCGGGCAGCGGCAGTGCAAACGCGTCATCGCCGAGATGGGCGGCAAGAACGCCACCATCATCGACGACGACGCCGACCTCGACGAGGCCGTGTTGCAGGTGCTGTACTCCGCCTTCGGCTTTCAGGGGCAGAAGTGCTCGGCCTGCTCACGGGTCATCGTTCTCGACGCCATCTACGACCGCTTCATCGAACGGCTGGTGAAGGCCGCCTCGTCCATCCACATCGGCCCATCCGAAGACCCGTCCAACTACATGGGCCCTGTGGCTGACGCCACCTTGCAGAAGAACGTCAGCGACTACATCCGCATCGCCGAAGAAGAGGGCAGGGTGCTGCTCAAGCGCACCGACCTTCCCGCGGAAGGCTGCTACGTGCCACTTACCATCGTCGGCGACATCCGGCCCGAACATCGCATCGCGCAGGAGGAGATTTTCGGCCCTGTGCTTGCCGTCATGCGCGCCGCGACCTTCGATGAGGCCCTCTCCATCGCCAACGGTACGCGCTTCGCCCTGACGGGTGCCGTCTTCTCGCGCAGCCCCGAACACCTCGACAAGGCACGCCGCGAATTCCGCGTGGGCAACCTCTACCTCAACAAGGGCTCCACCGGGGCGCTTGTCGAGCGTCAGCCCTTCGGCGGCTTCGCCATGTCCGGCGTGGGCTCCAAGACGGGCGGGCCCGACTACCTGTTGCAGTTCATGGACCCGCGCGTGGTGACGGAGAACACCATGCGTCGCGGTTTCACCCCCATCGACGAGGACGACGACTGGATCGTCTAG
- a CDS encoding DUF2318 domain-containing protein, producing MVRFMALTAAFLLTFVTTAHAFLGFGGKYERVRAEDGIVSVSATDASTGKATFYRYEAKGGEVRFFLVKSPDGRLRAALDACDVCFHAGKGYEQKGDRMRCVNCGMEFHANRIGDVKGGCNPHPLPFAVEGDTVRIAAADLEAGTRYFPAGR from the coding sequence ATGGTACGTTTCATGGCACTCACCGCGGCGTTTCTGCTGACCTTCGTCACCACGGCCCATGCCTTTCTCGGCTTCGGGGGCAAATACGAACGTGTCCGCGCCGAAGACGGCATCGTCTCCGTCTCCGCGACCGACGCCTCTACGGGCAAGGCGACGTTCTACAGGTATGAGGCCAAGGGCGGGGAGGTCCGCTTCTTTCTGGTGAAAAGCCCCGACGGGCGGCTGCGTGCCGCACTCGACGCCTGTGACGTGTGCTTCCATGCGGGCAAGGGGTACGAACAGAAGGGCGACCGCATGCGATGCGTCAACTGCGGCATGGAATTCCACGCCAACCGTATCGGGGACGTGAAGGGCGGCTGCAACCCTCATCCGCTTCCCTTCGCGGTTGAAGGCGACACCGTACGCATCGCCGCGGCAGACCTCGAGGCGGGCACCCGCTACTTCCCGGCAGGCCGATGA
- a CDS encoding ABC transporter permease has protein sequence MNLLTIPVRCLRTRWLRTLTLFAVFTLGVSSIVALHEVSKVVGDSFERKLTSFGANILVAPHRETLNVSYGGFSLGDVLLDTGRMPLTGTLERIGSIPLKANLAAVAPKLLATGRATPLVGGWAPPAPATDAHAAMGHTNMAQAADGHASPEEPRPASPPDSHPNTPHPAQPGSQPEAQHGAGHPRTGIRDAAPMDARTHAQGTQPLAYAPEESPHEAPVPIAVVGVDWVQERALKGFWNVFGRFPHGPGEVVLGHAAAMRLGIGPGGTIRLGERELPVTGVLDATGSDDDGVAFTDIATVQQATARHDQASFIEVAALCSGCPIDDIVAQLAQAAPGLDIRALRHVVEQRMYSVRFAQDLALTVSVVILLTACSMVVMSMLSSVNERKREIGILRSVGFSRAHVFAVFAVEALMVGVASGAVGYASGHVLAGRIIDALHLGDGAAPPFDPVWLVLTTAGIALLSTLAAAFPAWKASRVEPAEALVAL, from the coding sequence ATGAACCTTCTCACCATTCCGGTACGCTGCCTGCGTACCCGCTGGTTGCGGACGCTGACGCTCTTTGCCGTGTTCACGCTGGGGGTGTCGTCCATCGTCGCCCTGCATGAAGTCTCCAAGGTGGTGGGAGACAGTTTCGAACGAAAACTCACCAGCTTCGGGGCGAACATCCTCGTGGCACCGCACCGCGAGACGCTCAACGTGAGTTACGGCGGCTTCTCCCTCGGTGACGTGCTTCTCGACACGGGCAGGATGCCCCTGACCGGGACACTCGAACGCATCGGTTCGATACCGCTGAAGGCCAACCTCGCCGCGGTAGCCCCCAAATTGCTCGCCACGGGTCGTGCCACCCCTCTCGTCGGCGGGTGGGCACCTCCCGCACCCGCCACCGACGCGCATGCGGCGATGGGTCACACCAACATGGCGCAGGCGGCAGATGGGCACGCATCCCCTGAAGAGCCCCGCCCCGCTTCGCCGCCCGATTCGCACCCCAATACGCCGCACCCCGCGCAGCCCGGTTCACAGCCTGAAGCGCAGCACGGGGCAGGGCACCCCCGAACCGGAATCCGCGACGCCGCCCCCATGGACGCAAGAACCCACGCTCAAGGGACGCAGCCACTGGCTTATGCGCCCGAAGAGTCACCACATGAGGCACCTGTGCCCATCGCAGTGGTGGGTGTGGACTGGGTGCAGGAACGCGCCCTCAAGGGATTCTGGAATGTCTTCGGGCGGTTCCCGCATGGCCCGGGAGAAGTGGTTCTGGGGCACGCGGCGGCAATGCGGCTTGGCATAGGCCCCGGGGGAACCATACGGCTTGGCGAGCGGGAACTGCCTGTGACAGGGGTGCTCGACGCCACGGGCAGCGACGATGACGGCGTGGCCTTCACCGACATCGCCACGGTGCAGCAGGCCACGGCACGACACGACCAGGCCAGCTTCATCGAAGTGGCGGCCCTGTGTTCCGGATGCCCCATCGACGACATCGTGGCCCAGCTGGCACAGGCGGCACCCGGCCTCGACATACGCGCCCTGCGCCATGTGGTGGAACAGCGCATGTATTCCGTGCGCTTCGCGCAAGACCTCGCCCTCACCGTCAGTGTGGTCATCCTGCTCACGGCATGCTCCATGGTGGTGATGTCCATGCTTTCGTCCGTCAACGAACGGAAGCGGGAGATAGGCATCCTGCGCTCGGTGGGGTTCTCTCGCGCGCACGTGTTCGCCGTGTTCGCCGTGGAGGCGCTCATGGTGGGTGTGGCATCGGGTGCTGTCGGCTATGCCAGCGGGCATGTACTTGCCGGACGCATCATCGACGCCCTGCATCTCGGCGACGGCGCAGCCCCCCCCTTCGACCCGGTGTGGCTGGTGCTCACCACGGCGGGCATCGCCCTGCTGTCCACGCTGGCAGCGGCCTTCCCTGCATGGAAGGCATCGCGTGTGGAACCCGCCGAGGCACTCGTGGCCCTGTAA
- a CDS encoding ABC transporter ATP-binding protein: MPSANTADPNLKNGDMMLEARHITKSHPGAHSPVLYDTSLSVAEGEFIAVVGRSGSGKSTLLNVLASLSLPDSGHVLYEGEDITTATEARRNALRHRDFAVIFQQHHLMPYLSALENVLLPFMASLTPIPAPLRDKGRDVLTRVGLAGRADALPGQLSGGEQQRVAIARALVRDARILFADEPTGSLDSATGDDVMQLLQTLNGGGLTIVMVTHNAEYASLAHRTLHMADGCLRPA; encoded by the coding sequence ATGCCGTCCGCCAACACCGCCGACCCGAATCTCAAAAACGGAGACATGATGCTCGAAGCCCGCCATATCACCAAAAGCCATCCCGGTGCGCACAGTCCGGTACTGTATGACACCAGCCTCTCCGTGGCGGAAGGGGAGTTCATCGCCGTCGTCGGCAGGTCGGGTTCGGGCAAGAGCACGCTCCTCAACGTGCTGGCGTCATTGAGCCTGCCCGACAGCGGGCATGTGCTCTACGAAGGCGAAGACATCACCACCGCCACGGAAGCCCGCCGCAACGCATTGCGTCACAGGGACTTCGCCGTCATCTTCCAGCAGCACCACCTCATGCCCTATCTCAGCGCCCTTGAGAACGTGCTGCTGCCCTTCATGGCGAGCCTCACGCCCATCCCGGCACCGTTGCGCGACAAGGGACGCGACGTGCTGACGCGCGTGGGATTGGCGGGCCGTGCTGACGCACTGCCGGGGCAACTTTCGGGGGGTGAACAGCAACGGGTGGCCATCGCCCGCGCCCTCGTCCGTGACGCCCGCATCCTGTTCGCCGACGAACCCACGGGCAGCCTCGACTCCGCAACCGGTGACGACGTGATGCAGCTTTTGCAGACACTGAACGGGGGAGGGCTGACCATCGTCATGGTCACACACAACGCCGAATATGCCAGCCTCGCGCACCGCACGCTGCATATGGCCGACGGCTGCCTTCGCCCTGCCTGA
- a CDS encoding SMR family transporter, which produces MSMFMAWSFVLAVMLAAALEVAANLLLSRSDGFRRLGLASSALVLVGLAFTCLAYAVRGMDLAVAYALWGGFGILGTSLGGWWLHGQRLKPAAWAGMALLIGGMALLHLA; this is translated from the coding sequence ATGAGCATGTTCATGGCGTGGAGTTTCGTACTGGCGGTCATGCTCGCCGCTGCACTGGAAGTGGCGGCCAACCTGCTGCTGTCGCGGTCTGACGGATTCCGGCGTCTGGGTCTCGCGTCCAGCGCGCTGGTGCTGGTGGGACTGGCTTTCACCTGCCTTGCCTACGCGGTGCGTGGCATGGACCTCGCGGTGGCGTATGCGCTGTGGGGCGGCTTCGGCATTCTGGGCACCTCGCTGGGCGGCTGGTGGCTGCACGGGCAGCGTCTGAAGCCTGCCGCGTGGGCGGGCATGGCACTGCTCATCGGCGGCATGGCACTCCTGCATCTGGCCTAG
- a CDS encoding DMT family transporter, with the protein MSTTYYWLCLLASIVFEVAGTSVMKLSQETWPLLGMGCMYLLLGLSYFFLARAVVKLPVGVAYAFWEGLGLTLITIVSVTLLDERLDAMRLAALGMVLAGTLLVHHGTAHGRDDEEAEAASGGEGRI; encoded by the coding sequence ATGTCAACGACCTACTACTGGCTGTGCCTGCTCGCTTCCATCGTCTTCGAGGTGGCGGGCACAAGCGTGATGAAACTCTCGCAGGAGACGTGGCCTTTGCTCGGCATGGGCTGCATGTACCTGCTGCTGGGGCTTTCGTACTTCTTTCTCGCCCGTGCGGTGGTGAAGCTGCCCGTGGGCGTTGCCTATGCCTTCTGGGAAGGCCTCGGCCTCACGCTCATCACCATCGTCAGCGTGACGTTGCTCGACGAACGGCTTGATGCCATGCGCCTTGCCGCCCTTGGCATGGTGCTGGCGGGTACGCTGCTGGTGCACCATGGCACCGCACACGGCAGGGACGATGAAGAGGCAGAGGCTGCCTCCGGCGGCGAGGGACGGATATGA
- a CDS encoding heavy metal translocating P-type ATPase, which yields MDFRIVHEIPGRVRLRAPRGFDEGFGAHLASVVEAVEGVTGCRCTPRTGSLLFNHAGASSRAAALRAVAEASAGSAPCTGDAEIHHRRHHPSCQRDAAQRTRRQQARRAGRAQGAPRQACDARHVCVPSGQGAFAVAGQGMGHGPGMGLGRLLRYLLLRPLLPAPVRMATALLRATPFITQGLRSLARGRLSVDVLDAAAIGVSLLRRDFRSVGTITFLLAVGEALEAWTRKASREGLAASLALDVDTIWVRRGEAEVQVPLASLADGDVVVVRAGGAIPVDGVVVDGEALVNQASMTGEPLGVMRVAGAAVFAGTVVEEGTLGIRATGVGHETRLSRIVDFIERSEALKAGIQGKAERLADAVVPFSFALAASVWLLTRDPARAASVLLVDYSCAIRLATPLAILSAMREGASRGVLVKGGRFLEGLAAADAVVFDKTGTLTEARPRVTAVIPAEGFERDDVLRIAACLEEHFPHPVARAVVHKAEEQHLQHHEEHAEVEYVVAHGIASRLHGERVLVGSHHFVHEDEGVPVSTMDEAVATLSAQGHSVLYLAIGGRLAGVLGIEDPLRPEAPAVVTALRQSGVRRILMLTGDGERTAAAVAARLGIDEYRAQVLPADKAFVVQELKAQGHTVIMVGDGINDAPALSSADVGVTLRDGTDLAREVADVVLLHCDLTDLAVARELGRRTLARIRHGFISTMTLNTLFLAAGLAGLARPGVAAVLHNLTTVGVALNAMRPLLPAMERAGGDTA from the coding sequence ATGGACTTCCGCATCGTTCACGAGATTCCGGGGCGTGTGCGTCTGCGCGCGCCCCGAGGCTTCGATGAAGGCTTCGGGGCGCATCTGGCGTCCGTCGTCGAAGCTGTCGAAGGCGTCACCGGCTGCCGCTGCACCCCGCGCACCGGAAGCCTGCTCTTCAACCATGCCGGGGCTTCCTCTCGCGCCGCAGCCCTGCGCGCAGTGGCAGAAGCCTCTGCTGGCAGCGCCCCTTGCACTGGCGATGCCGAAATCCACCACAGGCGGCATCACCCCTCATGCCAACGGGATGCAGCCCAACGTACGCGCCGCCAGCAGGCCCGCAGGGCGGGGCGCGCACAGGGTGCCCCCCGGCAGGCCTGCGATGCCCGACACGTGTGCGTGCCTTCCGGTCAGGGGGCTTTCGCAGTCGCTGGGCAGGGCATGGGGCACGGGCCGGGGATGGGTCTAGGCCGTCTGCTGCGCTATCTGCTGCTGCGCCCACTGCTGCCCGCCCCCGTGCGCATGGCGACCGCCCTTCTCAGGGCGACGCCGTTCATCACGCAGGGCCTGCGTTCACTGGCCCGCGGCAGACTCAGCGTCGACGTCCTCGACGCTGCGGCCATCGGCGTCTCGCTGCTGCGCCGCGACTTCAGGTCAGTGGGCACCATCACCTTCCTGCTTGCCGTGGGGGAGGCACTGGAGGCGTGGACGCGCAAGGCCTCACGCGAGGGGCTTGCCGCCAGTCTCGCGCTGGATGTGGACACCATATGGGTGCGCCGCGGCGAGGCGGAGGTACAGGTGCCCCTCGCCTCGCTGGCTGACGGCGATGTGGTCGTCGTGCGCGCAGGCGGTGCCATCCCCGTCGACGGCGTGGTCGTCGACGGGGAGGCACTGGTCAATCAGGCCTCGATGACGGGCGAACCCCTTGGCGTCATGCGAGTGGCGGGCGCGGCCGTCTTTGCCGGGACGGTGGTCGAGGAGGGCACCCTTGGCATACGCGCCACGGGGGTGGGGCACGAGACGCGCCTCAGCCGCATCGTCGACTTCATCGAACGCTCGGAAGCGCTCAAGGCGGGTATTCAGGGCAAGGCCGAACGTCTGGCCGATGCCGTGGTGCCGTTCAGCTTCGCCCTTGCGGCGTCCGTCTGGCTGCTGACCCGCGACCCGGCGCGTGCCGCATCGGTACTGCTTGTGGACTATTCCTGCGCCATACGGCTTGCCACCCCACTGGCCATCCTGTCCGCCATGCGCGAAGGGGCCTCTCGCGGGGTGCTGGTGAAGGGCGGCCGCTTCCTCGAAGGGCTGGCGGCGGCGGACGCCGTCGTCTTCGACAAGACGGGGACTCTCACCGAGGCGCGTCCGCGCGTCACCGCCGTCATCCCCGCCGAGGGATTCGAACGCGATGACGTGCTGCGTATCGCCGCCTGCCTCGAAGAGCACTTCCCGCACCCGGTGGCGCGGGCGGTGGTGCACAAGGCCGAAGAGCAACACCTGCAACACCACGAGGAACATGCCGAGGTCGAGTACGTGGTGGCCCACGGCATCGCCTCGCGCCTGCACGGGGAACGTGTGCTGGTGGGCAGCCACCACTTCGTCCACGAGGATGAGGGCGTTCCCGTATCGACCATGGACGAGGCTGTCGCCACGCTGTCCGCACAGGGGCACTCGGTGCTCTATCTTGCCATCGGAGGACGTCTCGCCGGAGTGCTTGGCATTGAAGACCCCCTGCGCCCCGAAGCCCCCGCCGTGGTCACGGCACTGCGTCAGTCGGGCGTGCGGCGCATCCTCATGCTCACCGGCGACGGTGAACGCACCGCCGCCGCAGTGGCAGCACGGCTGGGCATCGATGAATACCGGGCGCAGGTGTTGCCTGCCGACAAGGCGTTCGTCGTGCAGGAACTCAAGGCACAGGGGCACACGGTCATCATGGTCGGTGACGGCATCAACGACGCCCCGGCACTGTCGTCCGCCGACGTGGGGGTGACCCTGCGCGACGGCACCGACCTTGCCCGCGAAGTGGCAGACGTGGTGCTGCTGCACTGCGACCTCACCGACCTTGCCGTGGCACGTGAGCTTGGCAGACGCACGCTTGCGCGCATCCGCCACGGCTTCATCTCCACCATGACCCTCAACACGCTCTTTCTCGCGGCGGGGCTGGCGGGGCTGGCACGCCCCGGCGTCGCCGCCGTCCTGCACAACCTCACCACCGTGGGCGTGGCACTCAACGCCATGCGCCCCCTACTGCCCGCCATGGAAAGGGCCGGAGGCGACACCGCATGA
- a CDS encoding HMA2 domain-containing protein, whose translation MITSCIPGRVRLRHPRLHDADESGKLCALLRVTDGIIDVTANPRTGSLLVRYDTAVVSEDDLARAAARCTDYLTVSGYGQTSGKQEGHGVRKRRGLDRRETARLAKRGMMVTLGATLLLGLAGREKAHVAAGTLFTLCNAYHIYAYRRQLLR comes from the coding sequence ATGATCACCAGTTGCATACCGGGCAGGGTGCGGTTGCGTCACCCGCGCCTGCACGACGCAGACGAATCCGGCAAGTTGTGCGCACTCCTACGCGTGACGGACGGCATCATCGACGTCACGGCCAATCCTCGTACAGGTTCATTGCTGGTTCGCTACGACACCGCGGTCGTGAGCGAAGACGACCTCGCACGGGCGGCGGCCCGCTGCACGGACTATCTCACCGTTTCAGGGTATGGGCAGACATCGGGAAAGCAGGAGGGACACGGTGTACGAAAGCGACGCGGCCTCGACAGGCGGGAGACGGCGCGCCTCGCCAAGCGTGGCATGATGGTCACCCTTGGCGCGACGCTGCTGCTTGGCCTCGCCGGACGCGAGAAGGCTCATGTGGCGGCAGGGACTCTGTTCACGCTGTGCAACGCCTACCACATCTATGCCTACCGCAGGCAACTGCTGCGGTAG